A genomic window from Leishmania panamensis strain MHOM/PA/94/PSC-1 chromosome 5 sequence includes:
- a CDS encoding hypothetical protein (TriTrypDB/GeneDB-style sysID: LpmP.05.0020), whose translation MLKFGGALLRARLTAFNPWKRRPAGLQLNGRPQMVSPSYFRGKYRQENPDDPCRLLKPSHVLLKRCPACKRTMFVHIKNKDTFHTCCEGVPMKVYSDMKTVMNIEHKLITFTRQWDVENERPWSNPHRPRPKGRSKLKK comes from the coding sequence ATGCTGAAGTTTGGAGGAGCGCTTTTGAGAGCGCGACTAACAGCTTTCAATCCATGGAAGCGTAGACCCGCCGGTTTGCAGCTTAATGGACGACCTCAGATGGTTAGCCCTAGCTACTTCCGTGGCAAGTACAGGCAGGAGAACCCTGATGACCCATGTCGGTTACTAAAGCCAAGTCACGTTCTCTTGAAGCGGTGCCCCGCGTGCAAGCGGACGATGTTTGTGCATATCAAGAATAAAGACACATTTCATACATGTTGTGAGGGAGTGCCGATGAAGGTGTACTCGGATATGAAGACTGTCATGAACATCGAGCACAAACTAATCACCTTTACACGCCAGTGGGATGTCGAAAACGAGCGTCCGTGGAGTAATCCTCATCGTCCACGACCGAAGGGGCGATCAAAGTTGAAGAAGTAG
- a CDS encoding hypothetical protein (TriTrypDB/GeneDB-style sysID: LpmP.05.0010): MEKASVKHLEFQLQREKALAKDLDARCKLLSAQIAQLEQDKAELRREKLSLGEEAKKASKLDERIHNLQKEVESRDAVIAAERMAAQEARAETEEIRRNANASIALWTAAEEQWTTEQAALNEAALRYRSQIETLEKDLRIQGDAHVELTKQLHTEKDRFSRLTHAREAMEAEVKSLHSQVEKLQNKVCDLEQTVYKLDLAGDKQREAINLKDTEIKTLEATVARHIEAEERLEQTISSLNDRINAAKMLNLEGKCENEKLQCDVSDAKKEIDRLHLQIESLKRDSSFLSLSHSSTQKALEDLKEKHRQLQEDIRDKNVEIRRHELTISQLNMELKKSENQGGEWSFQYSSLETELQQTKELLKASSASVEMLLREKNELVERLKEQKQLMETKEEEMVVLQSQCNERIDTFLRDMSDLEKEIAARQAVINELSDQLNSASEKNVVYHSKILEESEANGKMRQQLSQLLRRLQSNEQHMFLQECVSEKERMFSSFAEDLFNASMSCYAILVRQCQKLQDESSVLQKQTEELLRECCLKSCELKERECVCANQKGQIAALQEDSSMQAERISVLLCELSAAQNEASKLRAAVETAGSDAVDLKSAFAELHEQVVLKDTELERKDAALTDLQARFCAFSNAASTLEEVLLRHSSEQIEYVQMLWESRLDAVEQHFASLLLHLASEKAVLQSSKEKAEAACRELSAFAKEAKVSMNKSDLAAAERHEALVSRAAFQEEQIALARREKEQTSTQLATLLRRFEEEKNSFESFRKEANCAMEQERARCVEAAKESVKLRSCIDAEVKRKCEYKQALENLKKLRSESEDLRRVEKERAADAIRKANAESNYWIMCFDHLKEMVEESRRKGDCLPSIDMDTIHRLEVAKTKISTMQMQEVNTLLSSLPKLKRVREEGTGASK; the protein is encoded by the coding sequence ATGGAGAAAGCAAGCGTGAAGCACCTGGAGTTTCAGTTGCAGCGGGAGAAAGCGCTGGCGAAAGATCTAGATGCAAGATGCAAATTGCTGTCCGCACAGATTGCTCAGCTGGAGCAAGATAAAGCCGAACTTCGTCGCGAAAAGTTGTCCCTCGGcgaagaggcgaagaaggcatCAAAGTTAGATGAGCGAATTCATAACCTGCAGAAAGAAGTGGAAAGCCGCGATGCAGTTATTGCAGCAGAGCGGATGGCAGCACAGGAGGCGAGGGCGGAGACAGAAGAAATTCGGCGCAACGCTAACGCTTCCATTGCCCTATGGACTGCGGCAGAGGAGCAGTGGACGACAGAGCAAGCTGCACTCAACGAAGCCGCTTTGCGATATCGTTCGCAGATTGAAACACTAGAAAAGGATTTACGAATCCAAGGTGACGCACATGTGGAACTAACGAAGCAGCTGCATACAGAAAAGGATCGCTTTAGTAGGCTGACACATGCGCgggaggcgatggaggcTGAGGTTAAGAGTCTTCACTCTCAGGTGGAGAAATTGCAGAACAAGGTTTGTGATCTTGAGCAAACAGTTTATAAGCTAGATCTTGCCGGGGACAAGCAACGCGAGGCGATTAATCTAAAAGATACAGAGATCAAAACTCTCGAGGCTACTGTTGCGCGGCATAtagaggcagaggagcgaTTAGAGCAGACCATTAGTTCTCTTAACGATCGCATTAACGCAGCAAAGATGCTGAACCTGGAGGGCAAATGTGAGAACGAAAAGTTGCAATGCGACGTTTCAGACGCCAAGAAGGAGATTGACCGCCTCCATCTCCAAATTGAATCCTTGAAGCGTGACTCCAGCTTTCTCTCATTGAGCCATTCTAGTACGCAAAAGGCACTGGAAGATTTGAAGGAGAAGCACCGGCAGCTTCAAGAAGATATCCGTGACAAGAACGTTGAGATACGCCGACATGAACTCACTATCAGTCAATTGAATATGGAGCTCAAAAAGAGCGAGAATCAAGGCGGCGAGTGGTCATTTCAGTACTCGTCGTTGGAGACCGAGCTTCAGCAAACGAAGGAATTATTGAAGGCTTCATCCGCATCTGTCGAGATGCTTCTgcgagaaaaaaatgagcTCGTGGAGAGGCTGaaggagcagaagcagctCATGGAgacaaaggaggaggagatggtggtgctgcagagtCAATGTAACGAACGAATTGATACCTTTTTGCGGGATATGAGCGACCTGGAAAAAGAGATTGCAGCGCGCCAGGCGGTAATTAATGAGTTGTCCGACCAGCTCAATTCCGCAAGTGAGAAAAACGTGGTGTACCACTCCAAGATTCTCGAGGAATCGGAGGCCAACGGGAAAATGCGACAGCAATTGagtcagctgctgcgccgccttcaaTCAAATGAACAGCATATGTTTTTGCAAGAATGTGTTTctgagaaggagaggatgTTTTCCTCGTTTGCGGAAGATTTGTTTAATGCATCGATGTCGTGTTATGCAATCCTCGTGAGGCAGTGCCAAAAACTGCAGGACGAGTCATCGGTTCTACAGAAGCAAACTGAAGAGCTTTTGCGCGAGTGCTGCTTGAAGAGCTGTGAGTTGAAGGAGCGagagtgtgtatgtgcaaATCAGAAAGGGCAAATTGCAGCTTTGCAAGAGGATTCAAGCATGCAAGCTGAACGGATCTCCGTACTTTTGTGTGAACTGTCGGCTGCTCAAAATGAAGCTAGCAAGCTTCGTGCCGCTGTAGAGACTGCAGGTAGTGATGCTGTTGACCTCAAATCAGCGTTCGCCGAACTTCACGAGCAAGTCGTTCTGAAAGATACTGAACTGGAACGAAAGGACGCCGCACTCACAGACCTCCAAGCCCGTTTTTGCGCTTTCTCCAACGCAGCATCTACTTTAGAGGAGGTATTGCTTCGCCATTCTTCGGAGCAGATAGAGTATGTGCAGATGCTTTGGGAGAGTCGCCTTGATGCTGTCGAACAGCATTTCGCTTCGCTTTTGTTACACTTGGCGTCTGAaaaggcggtgctgcagtcttcgaaggagaaggcagaggcTGCATGCCGGGAGTTGTCTGCATTCGCAAAAGAGGCAAAGGTCTCGATGAACAAAAGTgatctcgctgctgcggagcgaCATGAGGCACTAGTGAGTCGTGCTGCCTTTCAGGAGGAGCAAATTGCCTTGGCAAGGCGAGAAAAGGAGCAGACATCCACGCAGCTGGCAACGTTGCTGCGGCGGTttgaagaggagaagaattCCTTCGAATCATTCCGGAAAGAGGCGAATTGTGCAatggagcaggagagagcgcgaTGTGTGGAAGCCGCGAAGGAGTCCGTGAAGCTTCGCAGTTGCATTGATGCAGAGGTGAAGCGCAAGTGCGAGTATAAACAGGCACTAGAGAACCTTAAAAAGCTACGCAGTGAGAGTGAGGACCTGCGTCGTGTCGAAAAAGAGCGCGCGGCAGATGCCATCAGAAAAGCGAACGCTGAGTCTAACTATTGGATAATGTGCTTCGATCATCTCAAAGAGATGGTTGAGGAAAGTCGACGCAAAGGCGATTGTTTGCCATCTATTGACATGGATACAATTCATCGCTTAGAGGTTGCCAAAACCAAGATCAGCACCATGCAGATGCAGGAGGTCAACACTCTGCTGTCGAGCCTACCAAAGTTGAAGCGTGTACGAGAAGAGGGTACAGGCGCTTCAAAGTAG
- a CDS encoding ras-like small GTPase, putative (TriTrypDB/GeneDB-style sysID: LpmP.05.0030) — protein sequence MGWLTWFWDWLSYLGLSNKTGKLLFLGLDNAGKTTLLGKLATNQVHVHRPTFHPNSEDLTLGGIKLKTIDMGGHQQARRLWKDYFTKVDGVVFIVDAATPQRFQEAKSELDMLLQSEELAKTPFLILGNKIDMPGCTCSEGQLVMEMGLGGALTGKSTTVTDPNVRPLEVYMCSVVKNVGYGDGFRWLSRYLKSS from the coding sequence aTGGGCTGGTTAACTTGGTTTTGGGACTGGCTGTCCTACTTGGGCCTGTCCAACAAAACAGGGAAGCTCCTGTTTCTTGGGTTGGACAACGCCGGCAAAACCACCCTTCTTGGCAAGCTAGCAACGAATCAAGTTCACGTCCACCGCCCCACGTTCCACCCCAACTCCGAGGACCTGACTCTGGGTGGCATCAAGCTCAAAACTATCGACATGGGTGGGCATCAACAAGCGCGTCGGCTATGGAAGGACTACTTCACGAAGGTCGACGGCGTCGTTTTCATCGTTgacgcggcgacgccacAGCGTTTTCAGGAAGCAAAGAGCGAGCTTGATATGCTGCTGCAGTCAGAGGAACTTGCCAAGACGCCGTTCCTGATTTTAGGCAACAAGATCGATATGCCCGGCTGCACATGCTCTGAGGGTCAACTTGTCATGGAGATGGGTCTGGGTGGTGCACTCACAGGCAAGTCGACCACAGTGACAGACCCCAACGTACGTCCTCTGGAGGTGTACATGTGCAGCGTAGTCAAGAATGTTGGCTACGGTGACGGTTTCCGCTGGCTCTCACGGTATCTGAAGAGCTCGTAG
- a CDS encoding paraflagellar rod component par4, putative (TriTrypDB/GeneDB-style sysID: LpmP.05.0040) has protein sequence MVGKKGKGKKATLAKAKAEEQRLIQLRALEAEAEEFQRFENERRQHDEQEERIAFLRDEQLRIMLEKDRRIEDVMQQLTRVTAAMQDDKTGYETQIHQLSMLRDALLNEESLLKVEMEELHEILQQERVSNATYVQQLRDTLESERSLHQEEKKNLRSQVCEATASMEHTKRQLQLSCESHESAEHEFKVKVRDLERELEKALTMNKALQDAVEGREIEDRKNVTLLQLLNAQLESDKRRYEVDLCEERDRTTHARGEASHLEAKLREAQRELDIVREEARKARVSCEDELREYKQLTEQVKFDAEYLHREMESMRAEHAAAAEKSEAAQAAMQAELQQCQVELEASQKKNSEVGSLLLRKEREHFDKVTFLNAQVANGRTAIARLQEKMERERTAHGDELQQHNDTIQQTMQELERVSNAESVQLRERHMYEQRLITDMDGLKATIRELRTRVMEQDDAYEQLRELKESEIERLRCILDAHFIPNRQDVEVSRASSRADELFLVSEELRSVKKEMALKETAAKETERWLRARIAEQVEVIDSLQLDLKRTELGRNESICTLKDEVRRLRKTLEVHCIPCS, from the coding sequence ATGGTggggaaaaagggaaagggaaagaaggcgACGCTGGCCAAGGCAAAGGCTGAGGAGCAGCGTCTCATTCAGCTGCGTGCCTTGGAGGCAGAAGCGGAGGAGTTTCAGCGGTTCGAGAATGAGCGTCGCCAGCACGATGAGCAAGAGGAGCGCATTGCGTTTCTGCGCGATGAGCAGCTTCGAATAATGCTTGAAAAGGACCGTCGTATTGAAGATGtcatgcagcagctcacccgtgtgacagcggcgatgcagGACGACAAGACAGGTTATGAGACTCAAATCCATCAACTGAGCATGCTGCGCGACGCGCTTCTAAATGAGGAAAGCCTCTTAAAggtggagatggaggagctACATGAAATTCTGCAACAGGAGCGCGTGAGTAACGCAACGTACGTGCAGCAACTACGCGACACGTTGGAGTCGGAGCGCAGTTTGCAtcaggaggaaaagaagaaccTCCGGTCTCAAGTGTGCGAGGCAACGGCTTCCATGGAGCACACCAAGCGGCAACTGCAGCTCTCTTGTGAGTCTCATGAGTCAGCGGAGCACGAGTTCAAGGTAAAGGTGCGCGACCTGGAGAGAGAGCTTGAAAAGGCGCTCACGATGAACAAGGCGCTACAGGATGCCGTGGAAGGACGGGAGATCGAGGACCGCAAGAacgtgacgctgctgcagctgttgaATGCGCAGCTGGAATCAGACAAACGGCGGTATGAGGTGGACCTCTGCGAGGAGCGCGACCGTACGACCCATGCTCGTGGGGAAGCGAGCCACCTTGAGGCGAAACTAAGGGAAGCCCAGCGTGAACTGGACATCGTCAGAGAGGAAGCGCGGAAAGCAAGAGTGTCGTGTGAGGACGAACTGCGTGAATACAAGCAGCTCACAGAGCAGGTAAAGTTCGATGCCGAGTATCTGCACCGTGAGATGGAATCAATGCGTGCCgagcacgccgccgctgcggagaagagtgaggcggcacaggcggcgatgcaggccgagctgcagcagtgccaagTAGAGCTCGAAGCGtcccaaaagaaaaacagcgaggtggggtcgctgctgctgcggaaggAACGCGAGCACTTCGACAAGGTCACTTTTCTGAACGCGCAGGTCGCGAACGGTCGCACTGCTATTGCGCGGCTGCAGGAAAAAATGGAGAGGGAACGGACCGCGCACGGGGACGAGTTGCAGCAGCATAATGATACGATTCAGCAAACCATGCAAGAGCTGGAGCGAGTCAGCAACGCGGAGAGCGTAcagctgagggagaggcacaTGTACGAACAGCGGCTGATAACCGACATGGACGGGCTCAAGGCCACCATCAGAGAACTCCGCACACGCGTCATGGAGCAGGACGATGCGTACGAGCAGTTACGAGAGCTGAAGGAAAGCGAGATTGAGCGGCTGCGATGCATTTTAGACGCGCATTTCATCCCAAACCGCCAAGACGTCGAGGTCTCCCGCGCAAGCAGCCGAGCCGACGAGCTCTTTTTGGTGTCAGAGGAGCTTCGGTCAGTAAAGAAGGAGatggcgctgaaggagacCGCTGCGAAGGAGACGGAAAGATGGCTGCGGGCACGCATTGCCGAGCAGGTGGAGGTAATTGATTCCCTCCAGTTGGACCTCAAGCGCACCGAGCTTGGCCGAAACGAGAGCATCTGTACGCTGAAGGACGAAGTCAGGCGACTACGCAAAACACTTGAAGTTCACTGCATACCGTGCTCATAG